The Dethiosulfovibrio salsuginis genome window below encodes:
- the trmFO gene encoding methylenetetrahydrofolate--tRNA-(uracil(54)-C(5))-methyltransferase (FADH(2)-oxidizing) TrmFO, giving the protein MMEKTTVIGAGLAGSEAAWQLAQRGIPVKLMEMRPESRSPAHHTDFFAELVCSNSLGGDTETTPGGILKRELRKLGSLIMDCADGASVPAGKALAVDRDRFACTVTERIKDHPLIEVVAEEVKAIPDGPVIMATGPLTAEPLALELAKITGQSSLFFYDAAAPLVLTDTIDMSIAYRKDRYSEEEGGDYINCPMTEEQYIAFYEALMSAERAPRHDFERKIPYFESCMPVEALAERGLHTLRFGPLKPVGLEHPVTDKRFFAVVQLRQDNSEGTVYNMVGFQTNLRWGEQERVFRLIPGLEKVEFVRKGVMHRNIYVNAPEVLDRSLKVKGRENLRLAGQITGVEGYVESVAMGLVASLAFAAELSGRPLPKWPRETALGSLLYRLGDDTVKKFQPTNVNLGIFPKLNVKIKEKPERCRAVSEIADKAMEAYLLEDHWIVSDLTG; this is encoded by the coding sequence ATGATGGAAAAGACGACTGTGATAGGAGCTGGCCTGGCGGGAAGCGAAGCGGCCTGGCAGCTGGCCCAGAGGGGGATACCGGTGAAATTGATGGAGATGAGGCCCGAGAGCAGGTCTCCCGCCCACCACACCGATTTTTTCGCCGAACTGGTGTGCAGTAATTCCCTAGGAGGGGACACCGAGACCACCCCGGGAGGCATCCTCAAAAGGGAGCTAAGAAAGCTAGGGAGCCTTATAATGGACTGTGCCGACGGGGCCTCGGTGCCCGCAGGAAAGGCGCTGGCGGTGGACAGAGACCGATTCGCCTGCACCGTCACCGAGAGGATCAAAGATCATCCTCTCATAGAGGTGGTTGCCGAGGAAGTCAAAGCTATTCCCGACGGACCGGTGATAATGGCCACCGGTCCTCTGACCGCCGAACCTCTGGCCCTGGAGCTAGCCAAGATAACCGGTCAGAGCTCGCTGTTTTTCTACGATGCCGCTGCTCCCTTGGTCCTCACCGACACCATCGACATGTCAATAGCCTATCGTAAGGATCGCTACTCGGAGGAAGAGGGCGGAGACTACATAAACTGCCCTATGACCGAAGAGCAGTATATAGCCTTCTACGAGGCTCTCATGTCCGCCGAGAGGGCCCCTAGGCACGACTTCGAGAGAAAAATACCCTACTTTGAGAGCTGTATGCCTGTGGAAGCCCTGGCTGAAAGGGGCCTCCACACCCTCCGCTTTGGCCCTCTAAAGCCTGTAGGCCTGGAGCACCCTGTCACCGACAAAAGGTTCTTCGCCGTAGTCCAGCTCCGTCAAGACAACTCGGAAGGAACGGTGTACAACATGGTTGGCTTTCAGACCAACCTTCGATGGGGAGAGCAGGAGAGGGTTTTTCGGTTGATACCTGGCCTTGAAAAAGTCGAGTTCGTCCGAAAAGGCGTTATGCATAGAAACATCTACGTCAACGCACCGGAGGTCTTGGATCGCTCTTTAAAGGTGAAGGGGAGGGAAAACCTGAGACTAGCGGGACAGATAACGGGAGTCGAGGGCTACGTCGAAAGCGTAGCTATGGGGTTGGTGGCATCGCTGGCTTTCGCAGCGGAGCTCTCCGGCAGACCTCTCCCGAAATGGCCTAGAGAAACCGCTCTAGGTTCGCTGCTCTACAGGCTAGGGGACGACACGGTAAAAAAATTTCAGCCCACCAACGTAAACTTGGGGATATTCCCTAAGCTGAACGTCAAGATCAAAGAAAAGCCCGAGCGATGCCGGGCGGTATCGGAGATAGCCGATAAAGCCATGGAGGCCTATCTCCTCGAGGACCACTGGATAGTTTCGGATCTGACCGGATAA